One segment of Enterobacter ludwigii DNA contains the following:
- the yjiA gene encoding GTPase has translation MTPIAVTLLTGFLGAGKTTLLRHILNAQHGFKIAVIENEFGEVSVDDQLIGDRATQIKTLTNGCICCTRSNELEDALLDLLDSRDRGEIDFDRLVIECTGMADPGPIIQTFFAHEILCQRYLLDGVIALVDAVHADEQMNQFTLAQSQVGYADRILLTKTDVAGDSEKLRERLTRINSRAPIYIATHGDIDLSQLFNTNGFMLEEHVTSTPRFHFMADKQNDVSSIVVELDYPVDISDVSRVMENLLLSFADRLLRYKGMLWIDGEPNRLLFQGVQRLYSADWDRPWGDETPRSVMVFIGLQLPEDEIRTAFAALRK, from the coding sequence ATGACCCCGATTGCCGTCACCCTGCTGACCGGTTTCCTTGGCGCCGGTAAAACCACCCTGCTGCGCCACATTCTGAACGCGCAGCACGGCTTCAAAATCGCCGTGATCGAAAACGAATTCGGCGAAGTCTCGGTCGACGATCAGCTGATTGGCGATCGCGCCACGCAGATCAAAACCCTGACTAACGGCTGCATCTGCTGCACCCGCTCGAATGAATTAGAAGATGCCCTGCTGGATCTGCTCGACAGCCGCGATCGCGGTGAAATCGATTTTGATCGCCTGGTGATTGAATGCACCGGTATGGCCGACCCCGGCCCGATTATTCAGACCTTTTTCGCCCATGAGATCCTCTGCCAGCGCTACCTGCTGGACGGCGTCATTGCGCTGGTCGACGCGGTTCATGCCGACGAACAGATGAACCAGTTCACCCTCGCCCAGTCGCAGGTGGGCTACGCCGATCGCATCCTGCTGACCAAAACCGACGTGGCGGGCGACAGCGAAAAACTGCGCGAGCGCCTGACGCGTATCAACTCGCGGGCGCCGATTTACATCGCGACGCACGGTGATATCGACCTCTCGCAGCTGTTCAACACCAACGGCTTTATGCTGGAAGAGCATGTCACCTCAACGCCGCGCTTCCACTTTATGGCAGATAAGCAAAACGACGTCTCGTCGATTGTGGTCGAGCTGGATTACCCGGTGGATATCAGCGACGTCTCCCGCGTCATGGAAAACCTGCTGCTCTCTTTTGCCGACAGGCTGCTGCGCTACAAAGGGATGCTGTGGATTGATGGCGAACCGAACCGCCTGCTGTTCCAGGGCGTACAGCGTCTGTACAGCGCGGACTGGGACAGACCGTGGGGAGATGAAACACCGCGAAGCGTCATGGTGTTTATTGGGCTACAGCTGCCGGAAGACGAGATCCGGACAGCGTTTGCAGCACTGCGCAAATAA
- a CDS encoding AraC family transcriptional regulator: MTETRHIRQTFHRACGHELRSTWQSTQAYKRHCHPQLSIGAILEGQTCCTIHDREYILTPGDIIVIPAHAPHSCNPVAGQPRSYHMLYIDTDLSLALQVIRDQALFNHYLDVVENMTAASLNALLCALPPSTGRTDKPHSLSQQVQEAFLSNLTAPPSLDDLARRFSLRKETLIRTFKQDTGLTPGRFLSISRVEYAKARLRAGDDLADVGYQSGFADQSHFHKTFVSYTAATPRQYATGRSISDNNQDT; this comes from the coding sequence ATGACCGAGACCCGACACATCCGCCAGACCTTTCATCGCGCCTGCGGCCACGAGCTGCGCAGCACGTGGCAGAGCACCCAGGCGTATAAACGTCATTGTCACCCACAGCTCTCTATTGGCGCGATCCTGGAAGGCCAGACGTGCTGCACAATCCATGACAGGGAGTATATCCTGACCCCTGGCGACATCATCGTCATCCCGGCGCATGCTCCCCACAGCTGCAACCCGGTGGCGGGGCAACCACGCAGCTACCATATGCTGTATATCGACACTGACCTTTCGCTGGCACTGCAGGTCATTCGCGATCAAGCGCTATTTAATCATTATCTTGACGTGGTTGAGAACATGACCGCGGCCTCCCTGAACGCACTGCTTTGCGCCCTTCCCCCCTCTACAGGCCGTACAGATAAGCCCCATTCATTGAGTCAGCAGGTGCAAGAGGCGTTTCTGTCGAACCTCACCGCTCCGCCTTCCCTTGACGACCTTGCCCGGCGATTTTCACTGCGCAAAGAGACATTAATCCGCACCTTTAAACAGGACACCGGCCTGACGCCAGGACGCTTTCTCAGCATCTCTCGCGTGGAATACGCCAAAGCGCGACTGCGTGCGGGGGATGATCTCGCCGATGTCGGTTACCAGAGCGGGTTTGCCGACCAGAGCCATTTCCATAAAACCTTCGTCAGCTACACGGCCGCCACGCCTCGCCAGTACGCGACGGGCCGATCAATATCAGACAATAATCAGGATACGTAA
- a CDS encoding YfaZ family outer membrane protein has protein sequence MKKLNVLLLSALTVLSGSALAMGGTIEQGKNFTNLNLEMGKSSSGVYLESNWLKNTDDGTQTGGVGAGYNLEVGPVMLNAGAKAIYLGPKKGDNGVAFPIGGGINVALTDSIHVFGEGYAAPEGLNNSVKNYVEANGGVSWTPITPVTLKVGYRHVSVDGKDGRPGHTLIDGAYVGGGVTF, from the coding sequence ATGAAAAAACTGAATGTTCTTCTTCTTTCTGCTCTGACCGTCCTGTCGGGTTCCGCACTGGCTATGGGCGGCACGATTGAGCAAGGTAAAAACTTTACTAACCTTAATCTGGAAATGGGTAAATCCTCATCCGGCGTGTACCTTGAAAGCAACTGGCTCAAAAACACCGACGACGGCACGCAAACAGGTGGCGTTGGCGCCGGTTACAACCTGGAAGTGGGCCCGGTGATGCTGAATGCCGGTGCTAAAGCAATCTACCTTGGCCCGAAAAAAGGCGATAACGGCGTGGCATTCCCTATCGGTGGCGGTATTAACGTTGCGCTGACGGACAGCATCCACGTGTTTGGCGAAGGGTATGCCGCACCAGAAGGTCTGAACAACAGCGTGAAAAACTACGTGGAAGCCAACGGCGGTGTGAGCTGGACGCCAATCACGCCTGTGACGCTGAAAGTGGGTTATCGTCACGTAAGCGTTGACGGCAAAGACGGTCGTCCTGGCCACACGCTGATCGACGGCGCATATGTAGGCGGTGGAGTCACCTTCTGA
- a CDS encoding 4-hydroxyphenylacetate 3-monooxygenase reductase subunit, whose product MHTEQRLRFRDAMASLSAAVNVVTTEGDAGRCGITATAVCSVTDTPPSLMVCINANSAMNPVFQGNGKLCVNVLNHEQEIMARHFAGMTGMAMDDRFALSCWQKGPQGQPVLKGALASLEGEISQVQTIGTHLVYLVEIKNIILSEAGHGLIYFKRRFHPVMMETEAAV is encoded by the coding sequence ATGCATACAGAACAACGCCTGCGTTTTCGCGATGCGATGGCCAGCCTGTCGGCGGCGGTTAATGTTGTCACCACCGAGGGCGATGCAGGACGCTGCGGCATTACCGCCACCGCCGTCTGTTCGGTCACGGACACCCCGCCATCGTTGATGGTCTGCATCAATGCCAACAGCGCCATGAACCCGGTTTTCCAGGGTAACGGTAAGCTGTGCGTCAACGTGCTGAACCATGAGCAGGAGATCATGGCCCGCCACTTCGCCGGGATGACCGGCATGGCAATGGACGATCGCTTTGCCCTCTCCTGCTGGCAGAAAGGTCCGCAGGGGCAACCGGTGCTGAAGGGCGCGCTGGCAAGCCTTGAAGGCGAGATTAGCCAGGTGCAAACCATCGGCACCCATCTGGTTTATCTCGTTGAAATTAAAAACATCATTCTGAGCGAAGCGGGACACGGCCTGATCTATTTTAAACGCCGTTTCCACCCCGTCATGATGGAGACTGAAGCCGCAGTGTGA
- a CDS encoding YbdD/YjiX family protein yields the protein MFGNLGEAKKYLGQAAKMLIGIPDYDNYVEHMKTNHPDKPYMTYTEFFRERQEARYGGSGEGGVRCC from the coding sequence ATGTTTGGTAACTTAGGCGAAGCGAAAAAATACCTCGGTCAGGCGGCGAAAATGCTGATTGGCATTCCGGACTATGACAACTACGTTGAGCATATGAAGACCAACCATCCGGATAAACCGTACATGACCTATACCGAATTCTTCCGCGAGCGTCAGGAAGCGCGCTACGGCGGGAGTGGAGAAGGCGGCGTACGCTGCTGCTAA
- the hpaB gene encoding 4-hydroxyphenylacetate 3-monooxygenase, oxygenase component, which produces MKPEDFRADAKRPLTGEEYLKSLQDGREIYIYGERVKDVTTHPAFRNAAASIAQMYDALHKPDMQDTLCWGTDTGSGGYTHKFFRVAKSADDLRQQRDAIAEWSRLSYGWMGRTPDYKAAFGCALGANPAFYGQFEQNARNWYTRIQETGLYFNHAIVNPPIDRHKPADEVKDVYIKLEKETDAGIIVSGAKVVATNSALTHYNMIGFGSAQVMGENPDFALMFVAPMDAEGVKLISRASYEMVAGATGSPYDYPLSSRFDENDAILVMDHVLIPWENVLIYRDFDRCRRWTMEGGFARMYPLQACVRLAVKLDFITALLKKSLECTGTLEFRGVQADLGEVVAWRNMFWALSDSMCSEATPWVNGAYLPDHAALQTYRVMAPMAYAKIKNIIERNVTSGLIYLPSSARDLNNPQIDQYLAKYVRGSNGMDHVERIKILKLMWDAIGSEFGGRHELYEINYSGSQDEIRLQCLRQAQSSGNMDKMMAMVDRCMSEYDQHGWTVPHLHNNSDINMLDKLLK; this is translated from the coding sequence ATGAAGCCTGAAGATTTCCGCGCTGATGCCAAACGTCCGTTAACCGGTGAAGAGTATTTAAAAAGCCTGCAGGATGGCCGTGAGATTTATATCTACGGCGAGCGCGTCAAAGACGTGACCACTCATCCGGCGTTTCGCAATGCGGCAGCCTCCATCGCGCAGATGTACGATGCGCTGCACAAGCCTGACATGCAGGACACGCTGTGCTGGGGCACCGATACCGGCAGCGGCGGCTATACCCATAAGTTTTTCCGCGTGGCGAAAAGCGCCGACGACCTGCGTCAACAGCGTGACGCCATCGCCGAGTGGTCGCGCCTGAGCTACGGCTGGATGGGCCGCACCCCGGACTACAAGGCGGCGTTTGGCTGCGCGCTCGGTGCCAATCCGGCGTTCTACGGCCAGTTCGAACAGAACGCCCGCAACTGGTACACCCGTATTCAGGAAACCGGGCTTTACTTCAACCACGCCATCGTTAACCCCCCCATCGACCGTCACAAACCGGCGGACGAAGTAAAAGACGTCTACATCAAGCTGGAAAAAGAGACCGACGCCGGGATCATCGTTAGCGGCGCAAAAGTGGTGGCAACCAACTCGGCGCTGACTCACTACAACATGATCGGTTTTGGCTCCGCGCAGGTGATGGGCGAAAACCCGGACTTCGCGCTGATGTTCGTTGCGCCAATGGACGCCGAAGGCGTGAAGCTGATCTCTCGCGCCTCTTACGAAATGGTGGCAGGCGCGACCGGCTCTCCGTACGACTACCCGCTCTCCAGCCGTTTCGACGAAAACGACGCGATCCTGGTGATGGATCATGTGCTGATCCCCTGGGAAAACGTGCTGATCTACCGCGATTTCGATCGCTGCCGTCGCTGGACCATGGAAGGCGGTTTTGCCCGCATGTACCCGCTGCAGGCCTGCGTACGTCTGGCGGTGAAGCTCGATTTCATTACCGCGCTGCTGAAGAAATCGCTGGAGTGTACCGGCACCCTGGAGTTCCGCGGCGTGCAGGCGGATCTCGGGGAAGTGGTGGCCTGGCGCAACATGTTCTGGGCGCTGAGCGACTCCATGTGTTCTGAAGCCACACCGTGGGTGAATGGTGCGTATCTGCCGGATCACGCGGCGCTGCAGACCTACCGCGTCATGGCCCCGATGGCCTATGCGAAGATCAAGAACATCATCGAGCGTAACGTCACCAGCGGCCTGATCTATCTGCCGTCCAGCGCGCGAGACCTGAACAATCCGCAGATCGACCAGTATCTGGCGAAATACGTGCGCGGCTCCAACGGCATGGATCACGTGGAACGCATTAAGATTTTGAAACTGATGTGGGATGCCATCGGCAGCGAGTTTGGTGGTCGTCACGAGCTGTATGAGATCAACTACTCCGGCAGCCAGGACGAAATCCGTCTGCAGTGTCTGCGTCAGGCACAGAGCTCTGGCAACATGGACAAAATGATGGCAATGGTCGACCGCTGCATGTCCGAGTACGACCAGCATGGCTGGACGGTGCCGCACCTGCACAATAATTCCGATATCAACATGCTGGATAAGCTGCTGAAATAA
- a CDS encoding helix-turn-helix transcriptional regulator, which translates to MAKSTRSRSAERLVDILVELHLNGVVNRSALMEKFKITERTVYRDLNALSPIVEHTGNGLYRLIHSAQSPGGQGLHHTIANFLNADSFFPERNTEFWQKLETRVDENHILILGNEAEHTVERDIRRYLSKIEKSIKNRNVCQIVYKGKTRLINPYKLINNKNIWYLQATENSRLKSFSLSQISWFDIQQKTFTPEENALGLLEKSRDPWVSEDTFEVKIFIKDTISHYFMRRDLLPEQELVGEQYNGVTLRCQAAHENQILPLLFYWLPNIQILEPNWLKEKLLKTLENYLAVERTADNHVISIT; encoded by the coding sequence ATGGCTAAATCGACGCGGAGCCGCTCGGCTGAACGTCTGGTCGATATTCTGGTTGAGTTACATTTAAATGGTGTGGTAAACCGCAGTGCGCTCATGGAAAAATTTAAAATTACCGAGCGCACCGTCTACCGGGATTTAAATGCGCTTTCACCTATTGTGGAACATACCGGTAACGGACTGTATCGTCTGATCCACTCCGCACAATCTCCCGGTGGACAAGGATTACATCACACGATTGCTAACTTCCTGAATGCCGATAGCTTTTTCCCGGAAAGAAATACGGAATTCTGGCAGAAACTTGAAACACGCGTTGACGAAAATCATATTCTTATTCTTGGCAACGAAGCAGAGCACACGGTAGAACGTGATATTCGTCGCTATTTATCGAAAATCGAGAAATCGATTAAGAATCGTAATGTATGCCAGATCGTTTATAAGGGTAAAACCCGCCTGATTAATCCCTATAAACTCATTAACAATAAAAATATATGGTATTTACAAGCCACCGAGAATAGCCGGCTAAAATCCTTCTCGTTGAGTCAGATTAGCTGGTTTGATATTCAACAAAAAACCTTCACGCCGGAAGAAAATGCGCTCGGGCTGCTGGAAAAAAGCCGCGATCCGTGGGTGTCGGAAGACACTTTCGAAGTGAAAATATTCATTAAAGATACTATTTCACATTACTTTATGCGCCGCGACCTGCTGCCGGAACAAGAGCTTGTCGGTGAGCAGTACAACGGCGTCACGCTGCGCTGTCAGGCGGCACACGAGAACCAGATCCTGCCGCTGCTGTTCTACTGGCTGCCGAACATTCAAATTCTGGAGCCCAACTGGCTAAAAGAGAAGCTGCTTAAAACGCTGGAAAATTATCTGGCGGTAGAGCGCACAGCAGATAACCACGTGATCTCAATCACATAA
- a CDS encoding carbon starvation CstA family protein — protein MDTKKLLKHVPWALLGILGAFCLAVVALRRGEHVSALWIVVASVSVYLVAYRYYSLYIAQKVMKLDPTRATPAVINNDGLNYVPTNRYVLFGHHFAAIAGAGPLVGPVLAAQMGYLPGTLWLLAGVVLAGAVQDFMVLFISSRRNGASLGEMVKEEMGRVPGTIALFGCFLIMIIILAVLALIVVKALAESPWGVFTVCSTVPIALFMGIYMRFIRPGRVGEVSVIGIVLLVASIYFGGVIAHDPYWGPALTFKDTTITFALIGYAFVSALLPVWLILAPRDYLATFLKIGVIVGLAIGILVINPDLKMPAVTQYIDGTGPLWKGALFPFLFITIACGAVSGFHALIASGTTPKLLANEKDARLIGYGAMLMESFVAIMALVAASIIEPGLYFAMNTPPAGLGITMPNLHEMGGDNAALIMAQLKDASAHAAATVSSWGFVISPEQIMQTAKDIGEPSVLNRAGGAPTLAVGIAHVFHKVLPWADMGFWYHFGILFEALFILTALDAGTRAGRFMLQDLLGNFVPFLKKTDSLVAGILGTAGCVGLWGYLLYQGVVDPLGGVKSLWPLFGISNQMLAAVALVLGTVVLVKMKRTKYIWVTVIPALWLLLCTTWALGLKLFSANPQLEGFFFMANQYKEKIAAGGADLTAQQIANMNHIVVNNYTNAGLSILFLVVVYSIIFYGIKTWLNVRNAEGRTDKETPYVPVPEGGVKTSSHH, from the coding sequence ATGGATACGAAAAAACTACTGAAGCACGTGCCCTGGGCGTTACTCGGGATCCTCGGCGCTTTTTGTCTGGCGGTTGTCGCACTACGCCGGGGCGAACACGTAAGCGCCCTGTGGATCGTCGTTGCGTCTGTCTCCGTCTATCTTGTTGCTTATCGCTACTACAGCTTATACATCGCGCAGAAGGTCATGAAACTCGACCCGACGCGTGCCACTCCGGCGGTCATTAATAATGACGGCCTCAACTACGTGCCCACCAACCGCTACGTGTTGTTTGGTCACCACTTTGCCGCTATCGCCGGTGCGGGTCCGCTGGTCGGCCCGGTTCTGGCCGCGCAGATGGGCTACCTGCCTGGTACCCTGTGGCTGCTCGCGGGCGTAGTGCTGGCCGGGGCGGTGCAGGACTTTATGGTGCTGTTTATCTCTTCTCGCCGTAACGGCGCCTCTCTGGGTGAGATGGTCAAAGAGGAGATGGGCCGCGTGCCGGGGACCATCGCACTGTTCGGCTGCTTCCTGATTATGATCATCATCCTCGCGGTGCTGGCGTTAATCGTGGTGAAAGCGCTGGCCGAAAGTCCGTGGGGGGTCTTCACCGTCTGCTCTACCGTGCCGATTGCGCTGTTCATGGGTATCTACATGCGCTTTATCCGCCCGGGTCGCGTGGGTGAAGTGTCGGTGATTGGTATTGTGCTGCTGGTTGCATCCATCTACTTCGGTGGCGTGATTGCGCACGACCCGTACTGGGGCCCGGCGCTGACCTTCAAGGACACCACCATCACCTTCGCGCTGATTGGGTATGCGTTTGTCTCCGCTCTGCTGCCGGTCTGGCTGATCCTGGCACCGCGTGACTACCTGGCGACCTTCCTGAAAATCGGCGTTATCGTCGGTCTGGCAATCGGCATCCTGGTGATTAACCCGGATCTGAAAATGCCGGCAGTGACCCAGTACATCGACGGTACCGGTCCTCTGTGGAAAGGTGCGCTGTTCCCGTTCCTGTTTATCACCATTGCCTGCGGTGCGGTCTCTGGCTTCCACGCCCTGATTGCTTCCGGTACCACACCGAAGCTGCTGGCTAACGAAAAAGACGCGCGTCTGATTGGCTACGGCGCAATGCTGATGGAGTCTTTCGTGGCGATCATGGCGCTGGTTGCCGCGTCCATCATCGAACCGGGTCTCTACTTCGCGATGAACACCCCTCCGGCAGGCCTGGGCATTACCATGCCAAACCTGCATGAGATGGGCGGTGATAACGCGGCGCTGATCATGGCGCAGCTGAAAGATGCGAGCGCACATGCTGCCGCAACCGTCAGCTCCTGGGGCTTCGTGATTTCGCCTGAGCAGATCATGCAGACCGCGAAAGACATTGGCGAACCGTCAGTCCTGAACCGCGCCGGTGGCGCACCGACGCTGGCAGTGGGTATCGCACACGTGTTCCACAAAGTGCTGCCGTGGGCGGACATGGGCTTCTGGTACCACTTCGGTATTCTCTTTGAAGCGTTGTTCATCCTCACCGCGCTGGACGCCGGTACCCGTGCGGGACGCTTTATGCTGCAGGACCTGCTGGGTAACTTCGTGCCGTTCCTGAAGAAAACCGACTCTCTGGTGGCGGGTATTCTGGGAACCGCGGGCTGCGTGGGTCTGTGGGGTTACCTGCTGTATCAGGGCGTTGTCGACCCGCTGGGCGGCGTGAAGAGCCTGTGGCCGCTGTTCGGTATCTCTAACCAGATGCTGGCCGCTGTCGCCCTGGTTCTTGGCACCGTTGTACTGGTGAAGATGAAACGCACCAAATACATCTGGGTCACCGTGATCCCTGCGCTGTGGCTGCTGCTTTGCACCACCTGGGCGCTTGGTCTGAAACTGTTCAGCGCCAATCCGCAGCTGGAAGGCTTCTTCTTCATGGCTAACCAGTACAAAGAGAAAATTGCCGCAGGCGGCGCGGACCTCACTGCCCAGCAGATTGCCAACATGAACCATATCGTGGTGAACAACTACACCAACGCAGGTCTGAGCATTCTGTTCCTGGTGGTGGTGTACAGCATCATCTTCTACGGCATCAAAACCTGGCTGAACGTGCGTAACGCCGAGGGTCGTACGGATAAAGAAACCCCGTATGTCCCGGTACCGGAAGGCGGCGTGAAGACCTCTTCACACCACTAA
- a CDS encoding NAD-dependent succinate-semialdehyde dehydrogenase → MAYQTVNPATNQLIKEYPSHTDADVEAALKAADALYHSDWAKGDINQRLPVLRKLADLIDERTEDLAKIASKEMGKLIEQSRGEVKLCAQIARYYADNAQRFLAPVKYDSELGEAWVEHHPIGVLMAVEPWNFPYYQLMRVLAPNLAAGNPVIAKHASIVPHCAETFAHLVREAGAPEGAWTNLFISSDQVANIIADDRVQGAALTGSEKAGSVVAAQAAKHIKKSTLELGGNDVFVVLDDADLEKAVKTGVNARLNNAGQVCTAAKRFIVHEKIADAFLAKFTEAFKQVKIGDPLDESTTLGPLSSQDALDTLTRQVNEAVKNGATLHYGGKPVQRDGCFFEPTILTHISRDNSAYFEEFFGPVAQIYVVKNDDEAVALANDSHYGLGGAVFSKDIERAKKMASRIETGMVYINWLTDTAPELPFGGVKRSGYGRELSDLGIKEFVNQKLVVVRK, encoded by the coding sequence ATGGCTTACCAGACAGTAAATCCTGCCACAAACCAGCTCATCAAAGAATATCCCTCCCATACCGACGCGGATGTTGAAGCGGCGCTGAAGGCGGCCGATGCGCTTTACCATTCGGACTGGGCAAAAGGCGACATTAACCAGCGCCTGCCGGTACTGCGTAAACTTGCGGACCTCATCGACGAACGTACGGAGGATCTGGCCAAAATTGCCAGCAAGGAGATGGGTAAGCTCATTGAGCAGAGCCGCGGTGAAGTGAAACTGTGCGCGCAAATCGCCCGCTACTACGCGGATAATGCCCAACGGTTCCTCGCCCCGGTGAAGTACGACTCCGAACTCGGGGAAGCGTGGGTCGAGCACCACCCTATTGGCGTGCTGATGGCCGTTGAGCCGTGGAACTTCCCTTATTACCAGCTGATGCGTGTCCTCGCCCCGAACCTGGCGGCCGGTAACCCGGTGATCGCCAAACACGCCAGCATCGTGCCGCACTGTGCAGAGACGTTTGCGCATCTGGTGCGTGAGGCCGGTGCACCGGAAGGGGCATGGACCAACCTGTTTATTTCGTCGGATCAGGTGGCGAACATCATCGCCGACGATCGTGTACAGGGTGCCGCGCTGACCGGTTCCGAAAAAGCGGGTAGCGTGGTCGCGGCGCAGGCGGCGAAGCACATCAAAAAATCGACCCTGGAGCTGGGCGGTAACGACGTCTTTGTGGTGCTGGATGATGCCGATCTGGAGAAGGCCGTGAAGACGGGCGTGAATGCCCGACTCAATAACGCCGGCCAGGTCTGTACGGCGGCGAAGCGTTTCATCGTGCATGAGAAGATTGCGGATGCCTTCCTCGCGAAATTCACCGAGGCGTTTAAGCAGGTGAAGATTGGCGATCCGCTGGACGAGAGCACCACCCTGGGGCCGTTGTCCTCTCAGGATGCGCTGGACACGTTGACCAGACAGGTCAACGAGGCGGTGAAAAACGGCGCGACGCTGCATTACGGTGGCAAACCGGTGCAGCGTGACGGGTGCTTCTTTGAGCCGACGATCCTGACGCATATCTCGCGCGACAACTCGGCCTACTTTGAGGAATTCTTCGGCCCGGTGGCGCAGATCTATGTGGTGAAAAATGATGACGAAGCGGTCGCACTGGCGAACGATTCCCACTATGGTCTGGGCGGCGCGGTGTTCAGCAAGGATATCGAGCGGGCGAAGAAAATGGCGTCGCGTATTGAGACCGGCATGGTGTATATCAACTGGCTCACCGATACCGCGCCAGAGCTGCCGTTTGGCGGCGTGAAGCGATCCGGTTACGGACGCGAACTGTCGGACCTGGGGATCAAAGAGTTTGTGAACCAGAAGCTGGTGGTGGTGCGTAAGTAA
- a CDS encoding esterase-like activity of phytase family protein, giving the protein MKRKIIPVLIGCALSFSGLAAQPTAEHYVVSFPEGTRVSYSGAFAGAFPKGLPVGIGSGLLFTGKQGDTLTFATVTDRGPNADSPKVGKDEAKIFVTPDFAPLLMTIRVQNGKAEAVDARPLHDDKGAINGLPLQSGVIGSTNEVAFSDTLKVLKGDNRGLDTEGITPDGKGGYWLCDEYGPFLINVDSKGKILAIHGPQAAEGEKSIAGGLPNIIKWRQPNRGFEGLTRMPDGRIIAAVQSTLDIDGKSKKQALFTRLVSFDPATGKTAMYGYPIDSEAYSKNSDAKIGDIVALDNQHLLLIEQGSDKNDGMRNLIYKVDLSKASDLTRFDKPGEYPEFDDEKTLAQRGITLAAKTQVVDLRALGWQQEKAEGLALIDNNTLAVANDNDFGVKVAMENPVEGKKLKDYRVNSQGALTIDDKPVATTLAVKPLAKPASESELWIVTLPDALK; this is encoded by the coding sequence ATGAAAAGAAAAATTATTCCTGTGCTTATCGGTTGTGCGCTCTCTTTCTCTGGCCTGGCGGCGCAGCCCACGGCCGAGCACTATGTTGTCAGCTTCCCCGAAGGCACGCGCGTGAGCTACAGCGGCGCGTTTGCCGGTGCGTTCCCGAAGGGACTCCCGGTCGGGATTGGCTCTGGCCTGCTGTTTACCGGTAAACAGGGCGATACCCTGACGTTTGCGACCGTGACCGATCGCGGTCCGAATGCGGATTCGCCGAAAGTGGGGAAAGACGAAGCCAAAATCTTTGTCACGCCCGATTTCGCTCCGCTGCTGATGACGATTCGCGTACAAAATGGCAAAGCGGAGGCCGTCGATGCGCGCCCTCTGCATGACGATAAAGGCGCGATCAACGGTCTGCCGCTGCAAAGCGGCGTGATTGGCTCGACCAATGAAGTGGCGTTCAGTGACACGTTAAAGGTGCTGAAGGGCGACAATCGCGGGCTGGATACGGAAGGTATCACGCCGGACGGTAAAGGCGGTTACTGGCTGTGTGACGAATACGGTCCGTTCCTGATTAACGTCGACAGCAAAGGCAAGATCCTGGCGATTCACGGTCCGCAGGCGGCGGAAGGCGAGAAATCCATCGCGGGCGGCTTGCCGAATATTATTAAATGGCGTCAACCAAACCGGGGCTTTGAAGGCCTGACCCGTATGCCGGACGGGCGTATCATTGCCGCGGTGCAAAGCACGCTGGATATCGACGGCAAAAGCAAAAAACAGGCGCTGTTTACCCGCCTGGTGAGCTTCGACCCGGCGACCGGGAAAACCGCGATGTACGGTTATCCCATCGACAGCGAAGCCTACAGCAAAAACAGTGACGCCAAAATTGGCGATATTGTGGCGCTTGATAATCAGCACCTGCTGCTGATTGAGCAGGGCAGCGATAAAAACGATGGCATGCGCAACCTCATCTACAAGGTGGACCTCAGCAAGGCGAGCGATCTGACACGCTTCGATAAGCCGGGCGAATACCCGGAGTTTGATGACGAGAAGACGCTGGCCCAGCGCGGCATTACGCTGGCGGCTAAAACCCAGGTCGTGGATTTGCGCGCGCTTGGCTGGCAGCAGGAAAAGGCCGAAGGGTTAGCGCTGATTGACAACAACACGCTGGCGGTCGCGAACGATAACGACTTTGGCGTGAAGGTGGCGATGGAAAATCCGGTCGAGGGCAAGAAGCTCAAGGATTATCGGGTGAATTCGCAAGGTGCGCTCACGATTGATGATAAACCGGTTGCGACTACCCTCGCCGTGAAGCCGCTGGCGAAGCCGGCGTCAGAAAGCGAACTGTGGATTGTGACGCTGCCCGACGCGCTGAAATAA